A single Ponticoccus alexandrii DNA region contains:
- a CDS encoding transglutaminase-like domain-containing protein: MIAILNVHYSRFGDLERADYLVTEPSVPLESYRDGFGNWCTRLVAPAGEFTLTTDGIFRDGGLQDPHQPDAGQLAVQDLPFETLVFLLGSRYCDTDLLSERAWALFENTAPGWARVQAICDYVHNTITFDYMRADATRTAAQTLAGGYGVCRDFTHLAIAFSRCMNIPARYCTGYISEIGEPLPHADDDFAAWMEVFLGGQWWVFDPRNNKRRIGRILVARGRDAADVPLTQIFGPGTLSGFEVWTRDIQSKGGGNRT; encoded by the coding sequence ATGATCGCGATCCTGAATGTGCATTATTCGCGTTTCGGCGACCTTGAACGGGCGGATTACCTTGTGACCGAACCAAGCGTGCCGCTGGAAAGCTACCGTGACGGGTTCGGAAACTGGTGTACGCGGCTGGTGGCTCCCGCAGGCGAGTTCACGTTGACGACTGATGGTATCTTTCGCGACGGGGGGCTCCAAGACCCCCACCAGCCGGATGCCGGGCAGCTTGCGGTGCAGGACCTGCCCTTCGAGACGCTCGTCTTTCTATTGGGCAGCCGGTATTGCGATACAGACCTATTGTCGGAACGGGCGTGGGCGCTGTTTGAAAATACTGCGCCCGGGTGGGCGCGCGTGCAGGCGATCTGCGACTACGTCCACAACACTATCACCTTCGACTACATGCGGGCCGATGCCACCCGAACGGCGGCCCAGACACTTGCGGGCGGCTACGGTGTATGTCGCGACTTCACCCATCTGGCCATCGCCTTTTCTCGGTGCATGAACATCCCGGCGCGCTACTGCACCGGATACATAAGCGAGATCGGCGAGCCTTTGCCGCATGCGGACGATGATTTCGCCGCCTGGATGGAGGTATTTCTGGGCGGCCAGTGGTGGGTTTTCGATCCGCGCAACAATAAACGCCGCATCGGGCGTATTCTTGTCGCGCGCGGGCGCGACGCTGCCGATGTGCCTCTTACGCAGATCTTTGGGCCGGGGACGTTGTCAGGCTTCGAGGTCTGGACCCGCGACATTCAGAGCAAGGGTGGGGGCAACCGGACGTAA
- a CDS encoding transglutaminase family protein produces the protein MTRLSITHKTHYSFRRDIALGRHQLMLRPRETRDLSLVSFDLEVWPTPVLDWSQDVAGNAVASALFPAPARELDITARMVVDLHAPIWPVFPITASAAQFPFTYSLDELTDLGTLAQPQYFDQAKRLSGWVESLIASQPTDTLALLKDISKATTAQIYYQGRDTEGTQGPLETLDRGWGTCRDFAVLFAEAVRTLGFGARLVSGYLYNPSSESVGITEAGATHAWVEVFVPGAGWIAFDPTNRSVGPANLIAVAVARNIHQISPVSGSFHGTNTDFLGLDVTVDVRRDAGSSTENPRHGSVLLQGRISPEAEA, from the coding sequence ATGACTCGCCTGTCGATCACCCACAAGACGCACTACTCTTTTCGCCGTGACATCGCCTTGGGTCGGCATCAACTGATGTTGCGCCCGCGTGAGACACGCGATCTGAGCCTCGTATCGTTCGACCTCGAAGTCTGGCCGACACCCGTCCTTGATTGGTCGCAAGATGTGGCGGGCAATGCTGTTGCCTCTGCGCTATTCCCGGCGCCTGCGCGGGAACTCGACATCACGGCCCGCATGGTGGTCGACCTGCATGCACCGATCTGGCCGGTTTTCCCGATCACGGCCTCAGCTGCGCAGTTTCCCTTTACCTATTCCCTGGACGAACTGACGGACCTCGGGACGCTCGCTCAGCCCCAGTATTTTGACCAGGCAAAGCGCCTGAGCGGCTGGGTCGAGTCCCTGATCGCGTCCCAGCCCACCGATACGCTGGCGCTGCTGAAGGACATCAGCAAAGCCACCACCGCGCAGATCTACTATCAGGGCCGCGACACAGAGGGCACGCAGGGGCCGCTCGAAACCCTAGACCGGGGATGGGGGACCTGCCGGGATTTCGCCGTGCTCTTTGCGGAGGCGGTCCGCACCTTGGGCTTCGGCGCACGGTTGGTTTCGGGCTATCTGTACAACCCTTCCAGCGAGAGTGTTGGCATAACGGAAGCAGGCGCCACCCATGCCTGGGTCGAAGTCTTTGTCCCCGGCGCGGGATGGATAGCCTTTGACCCAACGAACAGATCCGTCGGCCCTGCCAACCTGATCGCGGTGGCGGTGGCGCGAAACATCCATCAGATTTCGCCGGTCTCGGGCAGCTTCCACGGGACAAATACGGATTTCCTTGGACTCGACGTCACCGTCGATGTGCGCAGGGATGCGGGCAGCTCGACAGAGAATCCGCGCCACGGAAGCGTCCTGCTTCA